The following proteins are encoded in a genomic region of Phytoactinopolyspora mesophila:
- a CDS encoding cobyric acid synthase, whose protein sequence is MTSTHGAGLLVAGTTSDAGKSLVASGLCRWLSRQGIRVAPFKAQNMSNNSMVCPDGSEIGRAQWVQAMAARVTPEAAMNPVLLKPGSDRTSHIVLMGRAHGTLRSGEYTTGRQKLAQAAFEALADLRSRFDVVICEGAGSPAEINLRAGDYVNMGLARHADLPVLVVADVDRGGSLAAMFGTLALLDAADQRQLAGFVVNKFRGDVDVLRPGLERITELTGRPVYGVLPWLDGVWIDSEDALAAGGWQRASVLQSEGPDARLAGRSERPLTVAVVRFPRVSNATDVDALASEPGVTVTLTADPDVVAGADLAVLPGSRATVSDLAWLRERGLDTAVVARARSGRPVLGVCGGYQMLTEKIVDPVESGQSVDGLGLLPAEVMFSTEKQLGRPQGSWRGHPVQAYEIHHGVATGTHRPSERFLDGYRAGSVWGTMWHGAFENDAFRRAWLTEIAGEAGRSWRPTGGPGFTEQRELMLDRLADAVTEHLDTQALLQLIEDGPPKDLPFIASSQVNS, encoded by the coding sequence ATGACCAGCACACACGGCGCCGGGCTGCTGGTGGCGGGGACCACGTCGGATGCCGGCAAGAGCCTGGTGGCCTCCGGCCTCTGCCGGTGGCTGTCCCGCCAAGGAATACGGGTGGCGCCATTCAAGGCACAGAACATGTCCAACAATTCCATGGTCTGCCCCGATGGCTCAGAGATCGGGCGGGCGCAGTGGGTGCAGGCGATGGCCGCCCGGGTGACACCCGAGGCCGCCATGAATCCGGTGCTGCTGAAACCCGGCAGTGACCGGACGTCCCACATCGTGCTGATGGGCCGCGCGCACGGCACATTGCGCAGCGGTGAGTACACGACCGGCCGGCAGAAGCTGGCCCAAGCCGCCTTCGAGGCGCTGGCCGATCTGCGCAGCCGGTTCGACGTCGTCATCTGCGAAGGAGCGGGCAGCCCGGCCGAGATCAATCTGCGGGCCGGTGACTACGTCAACATGGGTCTCGCCCGTCATGCCGATCTGCCGGTGCTGGTCGTGGCCGACGTCGACCGCGGTGGGTCGCTGGCTGCCATGTTCGGCACGCTGGCGCTGTTGGACGCTGCCGATCAACGGCAGCTGGCCGGTTTCGTCGTCAACAAGTTCCGCGGAGACGTCGACGTGCTGCGACCAGGACTGGAACGGATCACCGAACTCACCGGCCGGCCGGTGTACGGGGTACTGCCGTGGCTCGATGGCGTGTGGATCGACTCCGAGGACGCCCTCGCCGCCGGCGGCTGGCAACGCGCCAGCGTCCTGCAGAGTGAGGGCCCGGACGCTCGGTTGGCAGGACGCAGCGAACGGCCGCTGACGGTCGCCGTCGTGCGTTTCCCGCGGGTGTCGAATGCCACCGACGTCGACGCCCTCGCGTCGGAGCCGGGCGTGACCGTGACCCTGACCGCCGACCCCGACGTCGTCGCCGGCGCCGATCTTGCGGTTCTCCCCGGCAGCCGGGCGACCGTGTCCGACCTGGCCTGGCTGCGGGAACGCGGGCTGGACACGGCCGTCGTCGCTCGCGCCCGGTCTGGCCGCCCCGTGCTCGGTGTCTGCGGCGGCTACCAGATGCTCACCGAGAAGATCGTCGATCCGGTCGAGTCCGGGCAGTCCGTGGACGGGCTCGGGCTGCTTCCGGCCGAGGTGATGTTCAGCACCGAGAAGCAGCTGGGCCGCCCGCAGGGATCATGGCGCGGCCACCCCGTCCAGGCCTACGAGATCCACCACGGCGTCGCCACCGGCACGCACCGCCCTAGCGAACGGTTTCTCGACGGCTACCGCGCCGGCAGCGTCTGGGGCACGATGTGGCACGGCGCGTTCGAGAACGACGCCTTCCGCCGCGCCTGGCTCACCGAAATCGCCGGCGAAGCCGGCCGGTCCTGGCGACCCACCGGTGGTCCCGGATTCACCGAACAACGCGAGCTGATGCTCGACCGGCTCGCCGACGCCGTGACCGAACACCTCGATACCCAGGCACTCCTCCAGCTGATCGAGGATGGCCCGCCCAAAGACCTCCCGTTCATCGCGTCATCACAGGTCAACTCCTAG